From Nerophis lumbriciformis linkage group LG13, RoL_Nlum_v2.1, whole genome shotgun sequence, one genomic window encodes:
- the LOC133613970 gene encoding olfactory receptor 6E1-like: protein MEKVPTETHIFIAALSLNSLLFSTVIYPKLFIDVLSQKQTISYPACLFQYFVYYSFGVSDFLLLSAMSYDRYVSICKPLQYPTIMGKRTVIVLLTLAWFLPACEVVVATVISSQQKLCDFTTKGTFCNNTIFKLHCVKSAFVTLYGLFVMMSFAVVPVMFILFTYIKIFIITYHSCAEVRKKAAETCLPHLMVLFSFSCLCLFDVIIARLESGLSKLH from the exons ATGGAGAAAGT gcctactgaaacccacattTTCATTGCTGCTTTGTCACTCAACTCTCTTTTGTTTAGCACTGTTATCTACCCCAAACTTTTCATTGACGTCTTATCTCAAAAACAGACCATTTCTTATCCTGCTTGTCTGTTTCAATATTTTGTCTATTATTCTTTTGGTGTTTCAGACTTCTTACTGTTGTCAGCCATGTCTTATGACAGGTATGTGTCTATCTGCAAACCTCTGCAGTATCCAACTATCATGGGAAAAAGAACTGTTATTGTCCTCTTGACTTTGGCCTGGTTTCTACCTGCATGTGAGGTTGTAGTGGCAACTGTGATTAGTTCTCAACAAAAACTTTGTGACTTCACAACAAAAGGCACTTTTTGTAACAATACAATTTTTAAGCTTCACTGTGTAAAATCAGCATTTGTTACCCTTTATGGTTTGTTTGTAATGATGAGTTTTGCTGTTGTTCCTGTGATGTTCATCCTTTTTACGTACATAAAGATATTTATAATAACTTATCACAGTTGTGCAGAAGTCAGGAAAAAAGCGGCAGAGACATGTTTACCTCACCTGATGGTTTTATTCAGCTTCTCTTGTTTGTGTCTGTTTGATGTCATCATTGCTCGATTGGAGTCAGGTCTTTCAAAACTT